GGCAGCATCAAAGCGTCTCGACTAGCGATCATTGCAGCGACTATTGAAATGACAATGAAGCAGTCCAGAGCCATCAGCGAGCACGATTTAGCCGAACTAGAGATGGCGATAAAAGCCTCTGTAGATTCTGCTCATGACTATTTAAATACCCAACGTTAACTTTTACAGGTTTTTTGACAATACTCTGACGAAGCGCTCATACAATCCGCGCCCTTAGTCTTTGTCAGAGGTTTATATGTCACGAGTTTCGAGTCGAAATTGGATAGTGTTGGTGCTTAGCATTGTGCTAAGTGGTTGTTCTCTCCTGGAAGTTAAGCTAGATAGTCAAACGACGCCTCTTACTCAGCAAGAGTTACAGGCTCGGATCATGACGCGTGAATACGCCAAGATGTTTTTTACACGAGTAGAAGACTCGGCCGATCTCATTGCGCAATCTTACCCTGCTGATGACACCTTACATCAATCTTATGTGTTGCTTTGGAAGATCCATGCTGAGCAGGGCTTACAACAAGCGGCGTACCAAACTTCCCCAATGTCAGCATTAATTGACTCATGGGTTTTCACAGCCCAAATGAATCAGTTTTATAGCCAAGGCGATGGCGCGGATCTGTTCGTGACGGATAATGCGGTAGAGACTGCTCGTTCTCTTGACCAAGAAGCAGAGAAACTGGCAAAGGGTGTATTGAGCTCGAGTGATTTCAAGAGCAGCAAAGCGTTCGTCGCAGAGTTCGCCGCGAGCAATCCTTTTAAAGATCTTACCTTCAGAAGCACACCCGCTTACCGTGAATGGCTAAGTTACCTTGGTAAAGACGAATCTCAAATCGTTCAAAGCCTAGGTACCATGCCGGAGGCGATGGGCGATGCATCAGACCGCTTAAGCCTAATGGCTGACCAAACGCCGAAATTGATGACGTGGAAAGCTGAGTTGGTGGCGATGAATAGCTCGCTAACGGGTGAGGACCTATCGATGACGCTGGAAAGCCTTCGTCAAACATCAGCAAGCATGCAGGACTTCATTGAGAATAACCCTGAGTACATGCAAACATTGGCTTCTATTATGTCGACAGAAATGCAGCCTTTACTCAACGACCTAAGTGATAAGACAGATCAAAAGTTGGCGATGCTCACTGAAGAGCGTGTGGCGTTGGAAAAAATGGTGACACGAGAGAGAGAAGCACTGGTAGATATGATTGCGAAAGAGCGCATTGAGATTGCCGGCATTGTGACTTCAGAAAGAGAATTGTTTACGCAAGACCTTGATCGAGTCTCTCAAGAGGTGGTGGTACTCGCGATTGATAAACTGATGGAGTTAATCAAAGGTGTGATTATTTACTTCATCCTGTTTATCTTAGTGGTGTTCTTTGCACCGTTAGGCATCGGTTACTGGTTGGGTAAACGAACCGCCAAAAAATAAATTCAGTAATTAAGTAGATCAAAAAAGAGCGCTCTAGAGCGCTCTTTTGGCATTTATATCATCAACATTTTTGTGCTGACGCACTAAAGCATTAAAGTATCAAAACATTAGCTTAAGCTTGTTGCTTGCTCAGTTCAACGGCTTCTTCAGTTTCAAGCGCTGGTGCTGTTGGTTCACATTTATCAACGAACCAACCCATGTAAGACGTTACGATAGTCACGAGGATACAGATGAAGCTCAACCACATGAACGGAGCGTAAGAGAGCGTTGCGACACCAAGAATACTTGCCATGTAGATGCCGTTGTCACTCCAAGGAACCATGCCTGAAGTTAACGTGCCACCGAACTCAGCGTTACGAGATAGATTTTTACGTTGGTAACCTAAACGGTCGTAGTTTTTCGCACAGATTTTTGGCGTTAGGATTAACGATACGTACATTGCAGAACCGAATACGTTACCCATGAAGGCCGTACCGATCGTGCTTGTTGCTAGAGAGCCTGCGCTATTTACTCGGCGCTCGAACACCTTAGCAATCGTCTCTAATACGCCCACTTTATCCAGTAAGCCACCAAAACCTAAACCAAACACAATTACCGCTACCGAACCAAGCATTGAAGACATGCCGCCACGGTTAAGAATCGAGTCAATAAACTCTACGCCAGAGGAGATAGAGAACGGTGCCCAAGCAGTATTGAATGCCGTTAGGAAATCGATATCTTGGATCATGACTGCCCAGATAATACCTAGCAGAGAACCGAAGCTGATTACCGGGAATGAAGGCATGCGGAAAGCCAACAGACCAAGCACGATCAGTACTGGGACAAATGAGTAAGGCGTGATGTAGAACTGAACTTCCATTGCTTTGATTACAGAATCTACTTGGCTCATGTCAACGTTGCCCGCGTAGTGGAAACCAAACGCAGTAAACATGATGCCAGTAATCACGTAACTGATTAACGCAACTGGCAGCATGCCCTTGATGTGCTCAACCACTTCAACACCAGACATTGAAGAAGCCAGAATCACTGAATCCGAAAGTGGAGACATCTTGTCACCGAAGTAACAGCCTGACAGTACTGCACCTGCAGTAATCGGTGCTGGAACACCTAGACCTTGGCCTATGCCCATCATCGCGATACCTGCTGTACCCGCGGCGCCCCAAGAAGTACCAGTTGCCAATGCGGTTAGAGAACAGATAATCATGGTCGCTAAAAGGAAGATAGAAGGGTGGATTGCTTTCAGACCATAGTAAATGATAGTAGGTACGATCCCGCCTGAGATCCAAGTACCAACAAGAGCGCCAACGGCTAAAAGTATTAAAACCGCGCCTAAGCCATTGGATATTCCTTTGAGTGCCGCTTTTTCTAAGTCTTTGTATTCGTGGCCAAGGCGAATACCGAGAACCATGATAATGAACCAGCCAATATACAAGGCAAGTTGAATTGGAAGGTCAAGCTTTGCAGTAAAGGAAAAAGCAAGGGATAGAAATAATCCTAACGCGATGAATACCTGCAATAGGTTCGGTAGGCGAGTTTTACTCTGCTTCATAAAAGCCTCTTGTGATTTCGAGCATTTATAGTGCTTCGTTATGGTGTGTGGTGCAAAACGGACACTACAGTAATTAGTTTATTATATCGAAAAAATACGTCCAAGTTGTGATATTTGACTGCTAACGCAGTTAATCATGGTTTCATTATCTGAAATGTTGTTAAATTCATGGTTGTTACATGTTGAAACTTGTCGCACGTTGTTTTCGTTTTGTGAAGTATTATTCTGGATAGTATTGATTAAAAAGAGGGATTTACTGTTTGTGACGCGAGTGGGATTAAGCTGCTTTGGCGATGCAAATGTTTGAATTTGAGGGTAATGGGCGTTTTATCAATGAGGTGGATATTAAATGTCGATACAGGGATAACTGCACGATTCATTGCGTTCACTTAAAAGAAACGAAAAAGTTACACTTTTTGACAAAAAGCACTTGAGTTCTGTTTCTGAAAAACTTATAGATGGGGGAGAGTAATTTTTAATTTATACATGGAGAGTGAGCGATGAGAGTAGGTCTAGTTGGTTGGCGCGGTATGGTTGGTTCTGTATTGATGCAACGTATGGTTGAAGAGAAAGATTTCGACTTGATTGAACCGGTTTATTACAGTACGTCTCTGATTGGTATTCCTGCCCCTGTTTTGGGTGGTAAAGATGCGGGTCTACTTCAAGACGCTTTTGATATTGATAGCCTAAAACAGCTTGATGCGGTGATTACCTGTCAAGGCGGAGACTACACCTCAAAAGTATACCCAGCACTGCGTCAAGCAGGTTGGAAAGGCTACTGGATTGATGCGGCTTCTACCTTACGTATGGACGCGGATTCAATCATCACTCTTGATCCTGTTAATTTGGCTCAAATCCAACAAGGCATCCACGGCGGGACTAACACTTTCGTAGGCGGTAACTGTACTGTGAGCTTAATGCTTATGGCTTTGGGTGGTCTATACGAGAAAGGCATGGTTGAGTGGATGAGTGCCATGACTTACCAAGCCGCTTCAGGTGCGGGCGCTAAGAACATGCGTGAACTGATCTCACAAATGGGTGTGATCAACGACAGCGTAAGTTCTGAGTTAGCGAACCCTTCAAGTTCAATTCTTGATATCGATAAGAAAGTCGCTGATACCATTCGTTCATCTTCATTTCCAACCGATCAGTTCGGTGCTCCGCTTGCGGGCTCACTGATTCCTTGGATCGATGTGAAGCGTGAAAACGGTCAAAGCAAAGAAGAGTGGAAAGCCGGCGTTGAAGCGAACAAGATTCTTGGCCTAGATGGTCAGCCAATCCCAATTGATGGCACTTGTGTACGAATCGGTGCAATGCGTTGTCATGCTCAAGCACTAACGATTAAGCTTAAGCAAGACGTGCCTATGGACGAGATCGAAGAGATCATCGCGACGCACAATGATTGGGTTAAAGTGGTTCCTAATGACCGAGACATCACTGCGCAGGAGCTAACACCAGCGAAAGTAACAGGCACTATGTCTGTACCAGTCGGTCGTCTGCGTAAGATGTCTATGGGTAACGACTTCCTGAACGCGTTCACTGTCGGTGACCAATTACTTTGGGGTGCTGCAGAACCACTACGTCGTACTTTGCGCATTATCCTTGCTGAGAAAGCGTAATCGGCAAGATTGCTTAAATTCTATTAGCTGATAAACCGAAAGGGTTGACGATAAACGTCAACCCTTTTTAGTTTATTGATATCTCGTTATTCGGCCCTCGAAACGGCCCTTAAATCTCTTCGCATCTCGTGTCTGCTTTTATTTCTCTTCAGTAACGACACGCTTGTCGGGGTCTGCCAATTCACTCGCACAGTGTTTGCAATACATAGCATCCGAATCATGGCCGGCGCGGTTACAGTTCGGACACTTTACCAACTCTTTGTGCGAGTTCATCTCATTGCTCAGCTCTGCAGTAATAATCCCTGTAGGTACCGCTAAAATAGAGTAACCCAATAGCATGGTCAGAGAAGCGATCGCTTTACCTAATGCGGTTTGAGGGATCATGTCACCGTAGCCAACCGTCGTAATGGTTACGATTGCCCAATAAATACTGTGGGGAATACTTGTAAAGCCATTTTCTGGCCCTTCAATAACAAAGATAAGCGCGCCGAAGATAACAACTAAGATGCCAACTGTGCTGAAAAAGATCAGTATCTTTCGTCTTGCCATTAACAGTGAACGTAACAGAATGTTTGAATCTTGCAGGTAGCGAACCAGTTTTAGGATTCGGAAGATACGCATCACTCGCAGCAGTCTCACCACACCCATAAATGAAGCGCCTGGGAAGATGATCGCTAGGTAGGTCGGAAGAATCGCCAATAGGTCCACGACACCATAAAAGCTGGTGGCATAAGATTTTGGTTTCGGAGAACAATAGAGCCTTAACAAATACTCAAGAGTGAAGAGAGCAGTAAAAGTGTATTCAATATAACGCAGCTGCTGTGACCATTCGGTCATGACATTAGGGATGGACTCTAAGATCAGAACCAATAGCGAAGCCAAGATTGCAACGATCAGAGAAATATCAAATGCACGTCCGGCTGGCGTGTGAGTACCAAAGATAATGACGTACAAATGATGCTTGAGTGGCTTGCGTGACATAAGGAGAGATTCATCTTTTGTTAAATGCATTAACAGTCATTATACAAGCTTCATAATAACGAGGCGAGTGAAAGCCCAATTGCTTTACTCGCCTCATCTATATTGCAATATTGTTGCCCTTTATAGAGCAACGGATTACCGTTAAACGTTATGCCAAACCTGGGAACAAATTACGTAGGCCATTGGCGATGAACTCGATGCCCAATGCGCCAAGAATCAAGCCCATGATACGCGTGATCACGTTGATACCCGTTTGACCTAAAAAGCGAACGATAACTGGTGCTGAACGGAACAAAAGCCAAGAGCAGGTTGCAAACGCAATGATACTAATACCGATGCCGACCGTATCAATAGCAGCAGGGTAACGAGATCCGTAAACAATGGTCGAGCTGATTGCCCCAGGGCCCGCCATTAATGGCATCGCAAGAGGAACAACACCGATTTGCTCTTTGCTGATGTATTCAGATTTCTCTTGTTTATTCTGCTTATCTTCACCGAGCTTACCGCTCATCATCGAAAATGCGATGCTCAATAATAGCAAACCACCTGCAACACGAAATGAATCCAGCGAGATGCTAAACATATCAAGCAGCATTTGCCCCGCGACAAGCGACACAATCAGGATAACGGCAACAGCAATGTTGGCTTGTAATGCGGTCCTGTTCCTCTCTTCTGGCGGCATATGTGCAGTAAGGGAAACAAAAACAGGCATGATGCCGATTGGGTTTACGGCAGCAACAAGCCCAAGGAAGAATTGCATAAAAATTGCGAGTTCTAAGCCTTGCATGAGAGCGATCTCCAGTTAGCGAATTTTAAGGTTGAAGGTTTGATTCGGTGAATAGTCTGAGCGCGTAATGTAAGGGACAAATCGGATTTGCACGAATGAAAAAAACTAACCTGAAATAGGGGATTATTTTTAGAAAAACTAATTGAATATCACTTTTGTATTGGCGGTGTTGCGAGTTGGTTGTTAGTGTTTCATTTTGTAATTTATTATCGAGTAACTGTTAACTGCCGCACGAATTTAATAAAAATTATGTCAAAATCTAGCCCGTGCAACGGTATGGATATACTCTCAGTAGCACGAATATGGCTGTATACATGTAATTTAACTGACTAAAAATGAAACTTTTTTACAGTTTATGACTCTATGTAGAAAAAGTTTGTCTGTTTGCTTGTTTTTTGAACTAACGAAAAGTGTGATTTTAATCTATATAAATCATCATCTTAAGTGTGTTTTTGCGATTGCCTTACTACTTTTTGGTTAATTCTTTTTGGGTAACTGATCTGGGTCAATTTTTTTCACACTGTGAAATAATATACTCAGTCCTGAAAGCAATTTACTAAGAACGTTGTTGTTTGAGGTTAAAAGCAAGCAGCGAAATTAATAAAAAGTTTTTAATATTTATTATTTTAGGAGATCCACCATGCCTGTAACTAACTTAGCGGAACTTGATGCTCTAGTAGCACGCGTTAAAGCAGCACAAGAAGAGTTTGCAACATTCTCTCAAGAGAAAGTAGACGCAATCTTCCGCGCAGCTTCTCTTGCTGCTAACCACGCTCGTATCCCACTTGCACAACAAGCAGTTGCTGAATCTGGAATGGGTATTGTTGAAGATAAGGTTATCAAAAACCACTTTGCATCTGAATTTATCTACAACAAATACAAAGACGAAAAAACATGTGGCATTCTTGATGAAGATGAAAGCCTAGGCACAATGACTATCGCTGAGCCTGTAGGTATCATCTGTGGTATCGTTCCAACAACGAACCCAACTTCTACAGCAATCTTCAAATCTCTAATCTCTCTTAAAACACGTAACGGCATCATCTTCTCGCCACACCCACGTGCAAAGAACTCAACTAACGACGCAGCGAAGCTTGTTCTAGACGCAGCTGTAGCAGCGGGTGCACCAAAAGACATCATCGGTTGGATCGACCAACCATCTGTAGAGCTTTCTAACGCGCTGATGAAGCACGACGGTATCGCACTTATCCTTGCTACTGGTGGTCCAGGCATGGTTAAAGCAGCATACTCTTCTGGTAAGCCTGCTATCGGTGTTGGTGCTGGTAACGTTCCTGTAGTTATCGATGAAACAGCTGACATCAAACGTGCAGTAGCATCTATCCTTATGTCTAAAACATTCGATAACGGTGTTGTATGTGCTTCTGAGCAAGCTGCAATCGTAGTTAGCGAAGTATATGACGAAGTTAAAGAGCGTTTTGCTTCTCACAAAGCTCACGTTTTATCTAAAGCTGACGCAGATAAAGTACGTAAAGTTCTTCTTATCGACGGCAACCTAAACGCTAAAATCGTAGGTCAACCTGCTCCAGCAATCGCTGAAATGGCAGGTGTTAAAGTTCCTGCTGATACAAAAGTACTTGTAGGTGAAGGCCTTGGTAAAGTTTCTTACGATGACGAATTTGCTCACGAGAAACTGTCTCCAACTTTAGGTCTATTCCGCGCAGACGATTTCGAAGACGCTGTTGCTCAAGCAGTAACTATGGTTGAAATCGGTGGTATCGGTCACACATCTGGCCTTTACACTAACCAAGACGTAAACGCAGACCGCATCCGTTACTTCGGTGACAAGATGAAGACGGCTCGTATCCTAATCAACATCCCGACTACTCACGGTGGTATCGGTGACCTTTACAACTTCAACGTTGCACCTTCTCTAACTCTAGGTTGTGGTTCATGGGGTGGTAACTCTATCTCTGAGAACGTAGGTCCTAAGCACCTTATCAACAAGAAAACTGTAGCGAAGCGAGCTGAAAACATGTTGTGGCACAAACTACCTAAGTCTATCTACTTCCGTCGTGGCAGCCTTCCAATCGCTATGAGCGACCTAGAAGGTAAGAAACGCGCATTCCTAGTAACGGACCGTTTCCTATTCAACAACGGTTACGCAGACGATGTAGTACAAATTCTGAAAGCGCAAGGTATTGAAGTTCAAGTATTCTTCGATGTAGAAGCGGATCCAACACTGTCTGTTGTTGAGAAAGGCGCTGAAGCAATGAAGAGCTTCCAACCTGACGTAATCCTTGCTCTAGGTGGCGGTTCTCCAATGGATGCAGCTAAGATCATGTGGGTTATGTACGAGCATCCAGAAACTCACTTCGAAGAACTAGCAATGCGCTTTATGGATATCCGTAAACGTATCTACAAGTTCCCTAAAATGGGTAAAAAAGCTGAGCTAGTATGTATCACTACTACTTCAGGTACGGGTTCAGAAGTTACGCCATTCGCGGTTGTTACTGACGACAAAACAGGTGCTAAGTACCCACTAGCAGATTACGAAATCACGCCAAACATGGCTGTTGTTGATGCTAACCTAGTAATGAACATGCCTAAGTCTCTAACAGCGTTCGGTGGTTACGATGCAGTAACTCACGCTCTTGAAGCTTACGTATCAGTTCTTGCGAACGAATACTCAGATGGTCAAGCTCTACAAGCTCTTAAGATGCTTAAAGAATACCTACCATCAAGCTACAAAAACGGTTCAGCAGACCCAATCGCTCGTGAGAAAGTACACAACGCTGCAACGATTGCTGGTATTGCCTTTGCG
Above is a window of Vibrio atlanticus DNA encoding:
- a CDS encoding chemotaxis protein — its product is MSRVSSRNWIVLVLSIVLSGCSLLEVKLDSQTTPLTQQELQARIMTREYAKMFFTRVEDSADLIAQSYPADDTLHQSYVLLWKIHAEQGLQQAAYQTSPMSALIDSWVFTAQMNQFYSQGDGADLFVTDNAVETARSLDQEAEKLAKGVLSSSDFKSSKAFVAEFAASNPFKDLTFRSTPAYREWLSYLGKDESQIVQSLGTMPEAMGDASDRLSLMADQTPKLMTWKAELVAMNSSLTGEDLSMTLESLRQTSASMQDFIENNPEYMQTLASIMSTEMQPLLNDLSDKTDQKLAMLTEERVALEKMVTREREALVDMIAKERIEIAGIVTSERELFTQDLDRVSQEVVVLAIDKLMELIKGVIIYFILFILVVFFAPLGIGYWLGKRTAKK
- the nhaC gene encoding Na+/H+ antiporter NhaC codes for the protein MKQSKTRLPNLLQVFIALGLFLSLAFSFTAKLDLPIQLALYIGWFIIMVLGIRLGHEYKDLEKAALKGISNGLGAVLILLAVGALVGTWISGGIVPTIIYYGLKAIHPSIFLLATMIICSLTALATGTSWGAAGTAGIAMMGIGQGLGVPAPITAGAVLSGCYFGDKMSPLSDSVILASSMSGVEVVEHIKGMLPVALISYVITGIMFTAFGFHYAGNVDMSQVDSVIKAMEVQFYITPYSFVPVLIVLGLLAFRMPSFPVISFGSLLGIIWAVMIQDIDFLTAFNTAWAPFSISSGVEFIDSILNRGGMSSMLGSVAVIVFGLGFGGLLDKVGVLETIAKVFERRVNSAGSLATSTIGTAFMGNVFGSAMYVSLILTPKICAKNYDRLGYQRKNLSRNAEFGGTLTSGMVPWSDNGIYMASILGVATLSYAPFMWLSFICILVTIVTSYMGWFVDKCEPTAPALETEEAVELSKQQA
- the asd gene encoding aspartate-semialdehyde dehydrogenase, coding for MRVGLVGWRGMVGSVLMQRMVEEKDFDLIEPVYYSTSLIGIPAPVLGGKDAGLLQDAFDIDSLKQLDAVITCQGGDYTSKVYPALRQAGWKGYWIDAASTLRMDADSIITLDPVNLAQIQQGIHGGTNTFVGGNCTVSLMLMALGGLYEKGMVEWMSAMTYQAASGAGAKNMRELISQMGVINDSVSSELANPSSSILDIDKKVADTIRSSSFPTDQFGAPLAGSLIPWIDVKRENGQSKEEWKAGVEANKILGLDGQPIPIDGTCVRIGAMRCHAQALTIKLKQDVPMDEIEEIIATHNDWVKVVPNDRDITAQELTPAKVTGTMSVPVGRLRKMSMGNDFLNAFTVGDQLLWGAAEPLRRTLRIILAEKA
- a CDS encoding ion transporter, with amino-acid sequence MSRKPLKHHLYVIIFGTHTPAGRAFDISLIVAILASLLVLILESIPNVMTEWSQQLRYIEYTFTALFTLEYLLRLYCSPKPKSYATSFYGVVDLLAILPTYLAIIFPGASFMGVVRLLRVMRIFRILKLVRYLQDSNILLRSLLMARRKILIFFSTVGILVVIFGALIFVIEGPENGFTSIPHSIYWAIVTITTVGYGDMIPQTALGKAIASLTMLLGYSILAVPTGIITAELSNEMNSHKELVKCPNCNRAGHDSDAMYCKHCASELADPDKRVVTEEK
- a CDS encoding YchE family NAAT transporter, which encodes MQGLELAIFMQFFLGLVAAVNPIGIMPVFVSLTAHMPPEERNRTALQANIAVAVILIVSLVAGQMLLDMFSISLDSFRVAGGLLLLSIAFSMMSGKLGEDKQNKQEKSEYISKEQIGVVPLAMPLMAGPGAISSTIVYGSRYPAAIDTVGIGISIIAFATCSWLLFRSAPVIVRFLGQTGINVITRIMGLILGALGIEFIANGLRNLFPGLA
- the adhE gene encoding bifunctional acetaldehyde-CoA/alcohol dehydrogenase, with the translated sequence MPVTNLAELDALVARVKAAQEEFATFSQEKVDAIFRAASLAANHARIPLAQQAVAESGMGIVEDKVIKNHFASEFIYNKYKDEKTCGILDEDESLGTMTIAEPVGIICGIVPTTNPTSTAIFKSLISLKTRNGIIFSPHPRAKNSTNDAAKLVLDAAVAAGAPKDIIGWIDQPSVELSNALMKHDGIALILATGGPGMVKAAYSSGKPAIGVGAGNVPVVIDETADIKRAVASILMSKTFDNGVVCASEQAAIVVSEVYDEVKERFASHKAHVLSKADADKVRKVLLIDGNLNAKIVGQPAPAIAEMAGVKVPADTKVLVGEGLGKVSYDDEFAHEKLSPTLGLFRADDFEDAVAQAVTMVEIGGIGHTSGLYTNQDVNADRIRYFGDKMKTARILINIPTTHGGIGDLYNFNVAPSLTLGCGSWGGNSISENVGPKHLINKKTVAKRAENMLWHKLPKSIYFRRGSLPIAMSDLEGKKRAFLVTDRFLFNNGYADDVVQILKAQGIEVQVFFDVEADPTLSVVEKGAEAMKSFQPDVILALGGGSPMDAAKIMWVMYEHPETHFEELAMRFMDIRKRIYKFPKMGKKAELVCITTTSGTGSEVTPFAVVTDDKTGAKYPLADYEITPNMAVVDANLVMNMPKSLTAFGGYDAVTHALEAYVSVLANEYSDGQALQALKMLKEYLPSSYKNGSADPIAREKVHNAATIAGIAFANAFLGVCHSMAHKIGAEFHLPHGLANALLISNVVRYNANDNPTKQTAFSQYDRPQARRRYAEVADHLGLSQAGDRTAQKIERLLTWLEELKVDLDIPLSIQAAGVNESDFIAKLDELAVEAFDDQCTGANPRYPLITELKEVLTTSYFGKAYVEGETFEGTTVILKKADQKPAEEKAAPKAKKEKANA